Genomic segment of bacterium:
GAAATGCAACAGGTGCGGAGGGGTTTTCAGTGAAAGCAACACCAACCAGTCGGGATTTCAGTGCTCGGTCTGGAACTGTTATGGGACGTTGGAGGAGGTCCAGGGGATGGTGAAGTGCGCGGCCTGCGGCAATGTCTACGGAAGCCCGCCGCTTCGACCGGGGGATAGCTGCCCGGGGCCTTTAGGCGGCTCGGGTCCGGTGAAAACGGGCTCGCCGTTATGCCGCGGGACGCTCTATACGTACTTGAATCCGGTGGTTCCCCTCAGGAGCCTGTAGGCGGCGTGATGGCTCCGGGTCAGGGCCGCATGCGCATTGGCGCGTGCGGCCCTGGCTCGTCATGGCTCCTATGGTCCTATTGGAACGCCTTCGAGAAAAATACCTCTTGCCCCTGTCTCGGCTCGATCCTGAAACGGTACCATCGCGCCTCGTTCCTCTCGGGGTTGTACCAACGGGTCTCGTACACCCCCAGCCTGGCGGCGGTAATCTCCTTCGTGAAGGCGACCGATAGGTCGTAGCCGTCGTCGTCGACGCGAATGCCGCGCTCTTCCAGGGGGAGCCATTTCGTCCGGTCCTCGCTGTATTCGATCGACACCAGGCGCTTGTGGAGATCGATCAGCGGCGGAGGAACGTCGGTCCAGCGAAAGGACCAGCATCCCTCCTCGCCCTCGGCCTTGCACTGCGACGGTTGCGCGATCGCCGCACGTCCGCCCTTCGGCGCATCGTACTCCGTGTAGTACGTTTTCAAGGTAAGTTGGAACGTCCGCTCCACCTCCAGGTCGCGGAGCTCCCCGTTTCTTGCCATATCTCCCACCAGCTTCGCGGCCTGCGCCGCGATGAACGGACCGGTATTGGGGCCATACAGCGTGTGGCCGCCTTCGTACCGCTGTACCCCGTATTCCTCGGGCGTGGTGCAGTACCCGGTGTAGCCGTTGGAGACGCTCACCACCACGAAGCGCGTGTCGGCGCCCATGCCTCCTTCGCGGGCGGATTTCCGGCAGGCCTCCACGACACGCCGACCCGATTCCAACGTGAGTTCATAGGGAAGCGGCAGGAGAACCATATTGCCCAGCCGGATGGCCTGGTAGGTGATCACGTGGGGGAATTCATCCCTGGGAAGGAAGATCCCCTGGGCAAGCCCCAGGAGGATCCGCTTGTTGCCCTGGCACCCGCCGGTGAAGATCCACCGGTGCGATCCCTCCTTGAAGAACGGCAGCCGGCTCAGCATGGGGGTGGGGCCGCCGTCTTCCGCGCCGGCGGTCAACGTGGTTCCCACCCGGGGCGGATCGCAGATCCCGATTCCGTCGATGGCGCTGGTCCGGTAATAATCGATCTCCCGGATCGCCGATCGTACCTCCGCCCCGGCGCTCAGTTCGCCGGCCAGGGAGTCGAAGAGCTCGATCGCCTTCCGTCCAAGGCCCAGGCCGAGTCGTCGGGCATCTTTGTATCCCTTGCATTTGCCGTCGCAGTCCGGTGCGTTGTCGGCATGGGTGCCATTGACCACGGCATGGACGAACTTCGTCGCGCCGTGCTTCCTTGCCATCTCCCATTCAAGCTCCCGTTCCATGTAGGCGAAGACGTCGGCGTTGTAGAGGGTGTTCTCCGAGGGGACGGAGGTTCCGTGGATCGAGAAGCTGGTGAGGGCGCCCGCGGGCTTGTAAGCGCCGGACGTCTCGTCGAGGCAGTCGACGCGCACCATGTGCATCCCGGCGTTGACGGCCTTCCGGATATCCTTCGCCTTCTCCGCATCGGCGTTCTTATTGGCCCGATAGGCCGAGATGCTGCGATTGCGCGTGAAGCCGTAGGCTTCCGTGCTTCCCGTCGCGATCCTGGCCGGCCTCCGGTCGTTGTACGCGTCGACGATCGCCCGGGCGACCTGGTTGGTCACGAAGTCGAAAAACTCCGGGTCCAGTCCCTTGGCGTTCGACGCGTGCTTCACGTAGAAGTCGCTCCCGAAGAGGTTGCCCGGACCGGAATGGGTATGGGTCCCCGACATCATGATCCCCCCCAGGTCCAGGCCGGTCTCCTTCGGCAGCACTTCGGCGAGCCTGCGGAGCACGATTTCGGAACCGGACAGGAGATCGCACTGGACCAGCGCCACGGGCCTTCCGTTCACCGGCTTGAGGTAGATGACGCGGGCGTAGAGGCGGGTGCGAAAGCCCATCCCGTAGTTCCCGTTGGTCGCGTATCCCGCCGTCGGCATGCCCGGGCGCGGCGTAATGTCCGCCTTGCCGACCCCGGCCAGGAGCGTCGTGTTGCGCTCCGGCGGCGAGGGCGTCGCTTGTCCTATCTGGCGATTGATGGTGGAACCGCAGCCGGCGGCGATCCATGCCGCCAGTACGATGACCGCTCCCGGGATCCATCGATTCATGTTCGGCCTCCGGGCCTGTTTCTTCGCGGGAAGCTAATCAATATATCAGAATGCCCCCGGGTTCGAGGACTTCCCGCAAAATCCGCTCGAGGGCGATACCCCCGGTTATCGTGCGCTATCCTGATGGGTAGGAACGCAGAAAAACGAACGCGGAAGCACGTGGTTCAGGCGGGAGATGAGGGTTCCCGTGCGGAAATCGAGACTGCCTTGCGGATGCCGGCCGTGGATGGCGGCGACCGTTGCGCTTTGCGTCCTCGTTTCGGGATGTGCCGCCTCCGGCGCAGGAAGGACCGGAGCGTCCGTCCCGATCCGGCGTTCCGAATACTTGACGGTGGACGGCGCAAGACTTTTCCTGATGACGCGCGGCGCCGATCGGCGGGCGCCCGTCCTGCTCTGGCTGCACGGCGGCCCCGGGGGGGCGGAACGGCCGTTGTTTCGATATTTCAACGGCGATCTCGAGGACCGCTTCGTCGTGGTCTACTGGGACCAGCGCGGCGCGGGGCGCTCGTTCGACCCGAAGGCCGATCCGCATCGCCTGAGCGTCGCCCGGCACCTGGCCGACCTGGACGCGGTCGTCCGTCATTTGCGAAGCAGCCTCGGTCGGGAGAAGATCGTTCTCATCGGACATTCCTGGGGGGCGGCCCTCGGGCTTCTCTATGTCCACGCCCATCCCGATGCGGTGTCCGCCTTCATCGGCGTCAATCCCCTGGTTTCGATGCGGGCGGCGCAACAGGCGCAATACGATTTCGTCCTGGCCGAGGCGTCGCGGCGGAAGGATGACGACGCCCTGGAACGGCTGCGGAAGATCGGGCCTCCGCCCCACGCCTCGGCTGCGCGATCGATGGAGATGGAGGCGCTGGCGGATCGCTACGGAGGCGTGGTCCACAGGGATCCGCACAAGATGTGGGTCGTGCTGCGCGGAATCTTCGCCGGCGTCGTGACTCCCTGGGAGATCCCGCGTCTCCTCCGCGCCAACGACGTGTCGCTCGAGGCGATGAACGGGGAACTCCTCGGACTGGACCTGGCGCGATCCGTTCCCGGCGTCGATGTCCCGGTGTTCTTCTTCCTCGGCCGGTACGATCGCCATATCGAGGCGGCCGTGGCCGCCGCCTATCTCGAAGCGTTGCGCGCGCCGGTCAAGCGGTTGTCATGGTTCGAGAACTCGGCGCACAACGTACCCTTCGAGGAACCCGGCCGGTTCGATGCGGAAGTAGAAAGCGCGCTGCGATCGCTCGGGATCGCCGGGAATCAGGGAGGGCAGGCTCCGCACGTGGACCGGAACAGGGCGGTGCTCAGGTATCGGTCCCCACGGTCCGGACACAGCGCGACGACGGTTCCGGACGAAAGACGACTCGCCATTTCGATGGCCCCCGCCACGGCCGCCCCGCTCGACATCCCGACGAAAAGCCCTTCCTCGATCGCGAGGCGCCGGGCGGTTTCGAACGCGGGGTCGTCGTCGACGATCAATACCTCGTCGAGGTTCTCCTTCCGGTAGATCTGCGGGACGATGGCCTCCTTCATGCTTTTCAGCCCCTGGATCTTGTGGCCCGGTTTCGGTTCCACCCCGACGATCCCGATATTCCGATTCCTGCTGCGCAGGTACGCTCCCGTACCCATGAGCGTTCCCCCCGTACCCATCCCCGCCACGAAGCAGTCGATCTCCTCCTCCGTCTGCCGGTAGATCTCGGGCCCCGTGGTCTCGTAATGGGCGCGGACGTTGTCCGGGTTGGCGTACTGGTTCGGCATGTAATACTCGTCCGGCGAATCCTCGAGGATGCGGTGGGCAAGCCGGATCGCGCCGTCGGTAGCCTCGTTGAACGGGGACAGGACGAGTTCCGCTCCGAAGGCCGACAGGACCGCGCGGCGCTCCTGGCTCACGCAGGCGGGCATCACCAGCTTGACCCGGTACCCCCTCGCCGCTCCCAGCATCGCGATGGCGATCCCCGTGTTTCCGGAGGTCGGCTCCAGGATGGTCTTGCCCGGGGTCAGGTCCCCCCGTTTCTCCGCCCCCTCGATCATGAACAGCGCGGGACGGTCCTTTACCGAACCGCCCGTGTTGTTCCCCTCCAGCTTGGCGAGAAGGCGAACCGCCGGGTTGGGGTTCAGCTTGCGAAGCTCGACGACGGGAGTGGAGCCGACCGAGGCTCGGAGATCGTGGAATTTCGTGAACGCGACGGACATCTTCCTTCCCCCGGGAACCGAAGTGGTTCCCATAATGCACAAAAACCGTTTTCCCGTCTACAGGGGGAGGGAGCGGACGGACTTCCGCGGGCGGCCCTTCCCGGACCGGCTTCGAACGCGGGACGACGCGCCCGCGCCTTCGATCTCGAGCAGCGTCGCTTTCGTCGCGACTCCCCCGTGCGCGGAAAATCCCCCGGGTTTCCCGCCGATCGCGAGGACCCGGTGACAGGGGATGAGGAGAGGGATCGGATTCCTTCCCAGGGCCTGCCCGACCGCCCGGGCGGCGGTGGGCCGGTTCATCTCCGCCGCAACCCCACCGTAGGTACTGGTCCGACCCGCCGGGATGTTCCGGATCGCTTCGTACACCTGTCGCGCGAAGGGGCCCGCGCCGCCCAAGTCCACGACGATGTCCCGGAAGTCCTGCGCGTCTCCGTGCAGATGTTTCTGAACTTTCCTGATGATCCCGGCGATGCGGGGCGGCGGGACGCGCGCCTTCCGGCCTCCGGATCTCCCCGCGATCCTCGCCTCGGTCAGGCTCCTCGTCGCCTCGGGAAGCTGAAAGAACGTCACCGCCGGCGGGATGCGGGAACTCTCCGGCGCTTTCCACGCGATCCCGCAGGCGCCCAGCGGCGTTTCGAACAGACAATAGGCGGCTTGATCCATGAAGGGGACTCCTTTCCTGCCCGACCGCATCCGCTGCAACGTTCCAGCCGGGCGTTCCCTTTTATTGTTGCACAGGCGTCATCCGCGTCAGAACAGCCACTGGAGAAATCCTCCTCCGACGGCGACCGCCACCGCGAGAAGGGCAGCCACGGTCGGTCCCGCGGGGAGTTTCTCGCGGCGTGCGATGGATATCGCCACTCCCGCCGACAACACGGCGGACAGGAGGAACAGCCCCAGGAGGCCCCATTTCAACGGAACGAGGGGGACGAGCATCCCCGGCCGCGGAAGGAGGGCGGACTCTTCCACCATCATGTAGGAACGAACCCCGGAAGGGTCGAAGAAGCCCAGCGCGAGATAGGATGCCTTGGCGTTGAGCTTGATCCCCGCGAGCAGCAGGTGTCCGCTGATCAGGAGGGGGATGTAGGCGGGCAGGAAGAAGGCCATCAGTCCGCGCACGGTATCGGTCCGTTTCACCGCGCCTTCCTCCTCCCCGGGCGTTTCCTCAGGGGCGGGATTCTTCTCTCCCATCCAGATCCGGAATCCCCACCGTTCCCCCCGCGCGGGCGCTTCCTCGCCGGCCCCCTCGGAGACGATGCGCCACCGTGCGTACAGGGCGGGCACGGTGAGGACAAGGAGGGGAAGGAGGAAGCCTCCCCAGAGGATGAAGACGACCCGGGAAAGGGAAACCCCGAAAAGAGGCGTGATCGCGGCTCCGGGAAAGGCGAGGACCGCCGCCAGGGCGGGCCAGAACCGGGCGAACGAGAGGAGGAGGAATCCCAGCAGGGCCGCGGCGGTGATGGTCTCGGTGAAACGCGGGAACGACTCGCGCCAGAGGGCGGCGAGCGGGCGCCGCGCGCGGAGAACCGCGTTGCCGTACGGGCAGGCGCGCAGGCAGTTGCCGCAGAGCAGGCAACGGCCCGATCCCTCGATCTCCCAGGGCTTCAGGTTGACCGGGCAGCCGGGGCGGCGGAAGCGGAAGGCGGTGTTCAGGCGTCCCAGGGCGGCGGTGGTCCAGGAATCGCGCCCGCGCACGCACTCCTTCCCCTCGCAGGACCGGCATACCGAGGGATCGGCCACGCCCACCTCCGGGAAGGAGGCGCGGGAGTAAAGGCCGAGCATTCCCCCGATGGGGCAGGCGAAGGAGCAAAGCGATCGCCCGCGGAAGAAAACCCCGAGCAGCACCGCGAGGGCGACCCAGCCGGCGAGGTACCAGGCGGTGGCCCCCGGCCAATGGTGGATGCGTCCGATCCCCACCAGGGCCAGGGTGAGGAGCAGCAGCGCCGCTTTCCCCGCGTCGTTGCGAAGGGGACGCGGGAAGGAGCGGCCCAGTCCGAGGCGGGAAACCGATTCGTTGAGGGCTCCCATGGGACACGCCGCGCAGAAGGCGCGCCCGGCGAAGAGCGCGAGGAGGGGGAGCCCCATGAGGAAGACCACCCAGAAAAGGAGGTTGCCGAGGTTGGTGTACATGAGGGGGTCGGGCGCGTCGACGCCGGGGATCCCCCAGCGCCCCCACATGAGGGAGATCATCCACGCCAGGCAGAGGAACCCGGCCGTGCGCGCAAGCCTCCAGGGAGAGTCGGAGCGGACGAGCCTCTGCCAGAGGGAGTCGGCGACGGGGAGGGAAATCGTGGGCGGGTCGGCCATGACCGTCCTAATGGTAGAGGTTGTAGGGCGGAACCATCTTCCCATCCTCGTCGCGGTAGAGGGCATCCTCGCCGGTAAGCGCCGTCAGGGAGCGGGCCGCCCACTCCCGCACCACCGTCTCCCGGTCGGAAAGGGCGCGGCGCAGAAGGGCGGCGTCGGACGGGTTTCCCAGGGAGCCGAGGGCCTGCGCGGCTTCCCGGCGCACCTGCCAGCGGGGATCGTCCATCGCTTCCCGCAACGAGGCGGCCGCCGCCTTGTCCCCGAGGCGTCCCAGCGCCCAGACGGCGGCGTCCCGGTTCCCGGGCTTCGCTGCCAGCAGCAGGGAGAGCGCGCCCGGGGCGCGGATCTCCCCCAGGACGCGAATGGCCGCCCGCTCGGTGGCGGGGGCCGGGTTCTCCCGCCACACCCGGATCACCGCTCCCTCCACCGGCGACCCCATGCGCACGAGGGCGCGCACCGCCGCCTTGCGGAGATCGGGATTGGGTGAGGCAAGGGAGGCGGCCAGCGGGGGGATGGCGGCGGAATCACCGATCAGGCCCAGCGCCCAGGCGGCGGGGAGGGCGCGCTCCCCCCTCTCGTCGAGGGCGGCCACGAGGTCCGGGACCGCCCGGCGATCCCTCAAGTTCGCCAGCGCCGCCGCGGAGGCCTCGAAGATCGCGCGGTCGCGCGAGCGGACCTTTATCCGCAGTTCGGCGGTGCACGCTTCCCCGGCCCCGAGCACCGCCTGGTAGGAAGCGACCGAAAGGTCATGGTCCGGGACGGCCATGGCCGCGACCAGGGTCGAGACGGCCCTCCCGTCTCCCCGTTTCGCCTTCTCCGCGAGGGCGGGGATCTCCTCCACCGCCACTTTGGCGCAGGAGAACGCGGCAAGGGCGGCCAGGACCGCGGGAAGAAGGCGACGCATGCCTACCAAACCTTGTGGACCGTCAGATCCACCCCCTGGGTGATCTCGCCTTTGCGAACCACCACCCCGGAGGGGTCGATCGTCCCTTCATCGTAGCGGCCGTAGAGGTCCCCGATCTTCGGCGGCCCGCCGAAACGGTCGCGGGCGGCGACATAGTAGGTGCCGCCCCGCGGAAGGAACACCGTGTAGCGGCCGTCCGGCCCGGTTTTCTCACCCACGTACTTGGGACGCTCCGACATCTGGATGTGGTCGTACACGTGGACCCGGACGTTGGGGACCGGTTTCTCTTTCTCGTCGCGGATGGTGCCGGAGATCCCCGTCTTCCCCGTGTTGTCGGGGCCGGGGAACGACTTTTCATTGGCGATCTTCACCAGCGCCGCGAGTTCGAGGCGGACCGGCATTCCCGCCTCCACCGTCAGGGGCACCGGGTCGCCGCGCAGGTCCCCGGCATTGACGGGCCCGGTGGTGTCCCCGCTCTGCCGCTTGCGCACCACCACCATGTACTTCCCGGGGGGAAGGTTGAAGGAATACGATCCGTCGGCCCCGGTGGGCTCCGACATCACCCGGGCGGGACCGAAGAGGTTCTCCCCTTCGCCGTAGACGTACACCACCGCACCGGCCACCGGGGTGGTCACTTTTCCCGACACCGGGGAGATCGACTCCCCCCCTTGCCTGCCGCAGGCTCCGAACGAAAGGACGGCCGCCGAAAGGACGGCCGCCAGAACACTAGAAGTCCATCGGGTCACGCTCCACCTCTTTACTCTTCTTGGCCGGCACCGCCAGGCGCAGGCGGAACGATCCCGCGTTCACGTGGTGCTCCCGGAAAGTGTAATCGAAAACCGCGATGGAAAAGGGGATCTCCCCCGCCGTTCCGCGGAAGGCGATATCGCCCGGGTTGCCGGTCACCAGGCGCCGGCGCAGGACCACGGAATACCGCCCGTCCTTCCATCCTCCCCTGGCTTTGACGTCCGCCTCGCTTCCGTGGGGGGCCTCGGTCAGGTAATACGGAGCGGCCTCTCCCCCCTCCTTCGTCCGGGCAGGGTTCCCGTCCTCCCGCCGGTTCAGCAGGGGAAGCACCTGCCCCTCGTCCCCGCGCTTCCCTGCATTATCCACCACCATGTCGTCGGCGGCACCAAAGGGGGCGGTGATGCCCCCGCGCCAACGCCACAGGTCGTACCGTTTTCCCGACGGGGCGATCATCTTCAACTGCATGAGGGTGGCCGAGCCGGAGATGCCCACGTCGATCATGTGGCAGCTGGTCTGGCAACGGAACCCCTTCTCGCCGGGGGAGCCCCACATGATGGCGAAGCCGTCGTCCGCCCCGAACCGGGCGGTCCAGCTTCCGTTCTTCTTGCGGACCCACTCCCCCAGGGCCCCGGGCCCGTCGGAGGTGGCGTCGTCCCAGGCGGCACGCAGGAAGATCTCCTCCGGCGAGTAAAGGGCCATGAGCTTCACCGCCACCGGCGGGGAGTTGGCGGTGCCGTGGTGGCATGCGGCGGTGGAGGTGTGGGAGGTCTCCGAGTCGAGCGTCACGATCTCGGGCCGGAGGTGGATGTTCCCCTTCCACACCGTAAGGTCGAGGGGAATCGCCTTGGCCCAGTCCGACTCGGAAGGCTCGCCGGCGACGGGCAGGGCCGCCAGGGTCATCCCGGCAAAGGGATCCGCGCAGGACCAGAGCAGCAGCGGAAGGAGCGCCAGCCCCCAGGCGGCCCCCGAAGAACGGTGGGGAACGCGGATCCTATTTTCCTTCCACGATCGTGATGATCTGGCCGCTCTGGTACGTGCCGCTGCTCTTCTTGCCGTTCGGCCAGGTGACGTCGACCGTGTATTTGCCGGGCTTGGGGAGGCCGAAATGCTGGACCAGCGGGGGCTGGGAGCAGAAGCCCGAGAAGTTCACGACCTCGCGCAGGCCGATCTGCTTGCCGTTCTGCGAGACTTTCACCCGCGCTCCCACCGCGTCGCGGTTGGAAACCGTGCCCGTCAGCTTGACCTCGAGGAAGTTCTTGCCCTTCTGTTCGTTGCGGTAGAGCTTGTTGGCCCCGCCCCAGCTCACCACGAAAAGGTCGAGATCGCCGTCGTTGTCGATGTCGCAGAA
This window contains:
- a CDS encoding 4Fe-4S binding protein, which translates into the protein MADPPTISLPVADSLWQRLVRSDSPWRLARTAGFLCLAWMISLMWGRWGIPGVDAPDPLMYTNLGNLLFWVVFLMGLPLLALFAGRAFCAACPMGALNESVSRLGLGRSFPRPLRNDAGKAALLLLTLALVGIGRIHHWPGATAWYLAGWVALAVLLGVFFRGRSLCSFACPIGGMLGLYSRASFPEVGVADPSVCRSCEGKECVRGRDSWTTAALGRLNTAFRFRRPGCPVNLKPWEIEGSGRCLLCGNCLRACPYGNAVLRARRPLAALWRESFPRFTETITAAALLGFLLLSFARFWPALAAVLAFPGAAITPLFGVSLSRVVFILWGGFLLPLLVLTVPALYARWRIVSEGAGEEAPARGERWGFRIWMGEKNPAPEETPGEEEGAVKRTDTVRGLMAFFLPAYIPLLISGHLLLAGIKLNAKASYLALGFFDPSGVRSYMMVEESALLPRPGMLVPLVPLKWGLLGLFLLSAVLSAGVAISIARREKLPAGPTVAALLAVAVAVGGGFLQWLF
- a CDS encoding ethylbenzene dehydrogenase-related protein codes for the protein MTLAALPVAGEPSESDWAKAIPLDLTVWKGNIHLRPEIVTLDSETSHTSTAACHHGTANSPPVAVKLMALYSPEEIFLRAAWDDATSDGPGALGEWVRKKNGSWTARFGADDGFAIMWGSPGEKGFRCQTSCHMIDVGISGSATLMQLKMIAPSGKRYDLWRWRGGITAPFGAADDMVVDNAGKRGDEGQVLPLLNRREDGNPARTKEGGEAAPYYLTEAPHGSEADVKARGGWKDGRYSVVLRRRLVTGNPGDIAFRGTAGEIPFSIAVFDYTFREHHVNAGSFRLRLAVPAKKSKEVERDPMDF
- a CDS encoding carboxypeptidase-like regulatory domain-containing protein, which encodes MTRWTSSVLAAVLSAAVLSFGACGRQGGESISPVSGKVTTPVAGAVVYVYGEGENLFGPARVMSEPTGADGSYSFNLPPGKYMVVVRKRQSGDTTGPVNAGDLRGDPVPLTVEAGMPVRLELAALVKIANEKSFPGPDNTGKTGISGTIRDEKEKPVPNVRVHVYDHIQMSERPKYVGEKTGPDGRYTVFLPRGGTYYVAARDRFGGPPKIGDLYGRYDEGTIDPSGVVVRKGEITQGVDLTVHKVW
- a CDS encoding cysteine synthase family protein, producing the protein MSVAFTKFHDLRASVGSTPVVELRKLNPNPAVRLLAKLEGNNTGGSVKDRPALFMIEGAEKRGDLTPGKTILEPTSGNTGIAIAMLGAARGYRVKLVMPACVSQERRAVLSAFGAELVLSPFNEATDGAIRLAHRILEDSPDEYYMPNQYANPDNVRAHYETTGPEIYRQTEEEIDCFVAGMGTGGTLMGTGAYLRSRNRNIGIVGVEPKPGHKIQGLKSMKEAIVPQIYRKENLDEVLIVDDDPAFETARRLAIEEGLFVGMSSGAAVAGAIEMASRLSSGTVVALCPDRGDRYLSTALFRSTCGACPP
- a CDS encoding neutral/alkaline non-lysosomal ceramidase N-terminal domain-containing protein, giving the protein MNRWIPGAVIVLAAWIAAGCGSTINRQIGQATPSPPERNTTLLAGVGKADITPRPGMPTAGYATNGNYGMGFRTRLYARVIYLKPVNGRPVALVQCDLLSGSEIVLRRLAEVLPKETGLDLGGIMMSGTHTHSGPGNLFGSDFYVKHASNAKGLDPEFFDFVTNQVARAIVDAYNDRRPARIATGSTEAYGFTRNRSISAYRANKNADAEKAKDIRKAVNAGMHMVRVDCLDETSGAYKPAGALTSFSIHGTSVPSENTLYNADVFAYMERELEWEMARKHGATKFVHAVVNGTHADNAPDCDGKCKGYKDARRLGLGLGRKAIELFDSLAGELSAGAEVRSAIREIDYYRTSAIDGIGICDPPRVGTTLTAGAEDGGPTPMLSRLPFFKEGSHRWIFTGGCQGNKRILLGLAQGIFLPRDEFPHVITYQAIRLGNMVLLPLPYELTLESGRRVVEACRKSAREGGMGADTRFVVVSVSNGYTGYCTTPEEYGVQRYEGGHTLYGPNTGPFIAAQAAKLVGDMARNGELRDLEVERTFQLTLKTYYTEYDAPKGGRAAIAQPSQCKAEGEEGCWSFRWTDVPPPLIDLHKRLVSIEYSEDRTKWLPLEERGIRVDDDGYDLSVAFTKEITAARLGVYETRWYNPERNEARWYRFRIEPRQGQEVFFSKAFQ
- a CDS encoding methylated-DNA--[protein]-cysteine S-methyltransferase, translating into MDQAAYCLFETPLGACGIAWKAPESSRIPPAVTFFQLPEATRSLTEARIAGRSGGRKARVPPPRIAGIIRKVQKHLHGDAQDFRDIVVDLGGAGPFARQVYEAIRNIPAGRTSTYGGVAAEMNRPTAARAVGQALGRNPIPLLIPCHRVLAIGGKPGGFSAHGGVATKATLLEIEGAGASSRVRSRSGKGRPRKSVRSLPL
- a CDS encoding HEAT repeat domain-containing protein, producing the protein MRRLLPAVLAALAAFSCAKVAVEEIPALAEKAKRGDGRAVSTLVAAMAVPDHDLSVASYQAVLGAGEACTAELRIKVRSRDRAIFEASAAALANLRDRRAVPDLVAALDERGERALPAAWALGLIGDSAAIPPLAASLASPNPDLRKAAVRALVRMGSPVEGAVIRVWRENPAPATERAAIRVLGEIRAPGALSLLLAAKPGNRDAAVWALGRLGDKAAAASLREAMDDPRWQVRREAAQALGSLGNPSDAALLRRALSDRETVVREWAARSLTALTGEDALYRDEDGKMVPPYNLYH